A stretch of Desulfobacterales bacterium DNA encodes these proteins:
- a CDS encoding NAD-dependent epimerase yields the protein MSLNYQTVLVTGAAGFIGSHLSKKLLEKGFQVTGIDNLNAYYDVALKKDRLAFLEPFSLFSFHQIDLTNREALRRLFEQHQFDVVVNLAAQAGVRYSLENPYAYVDSNITGFVNLLECCRYSHIKHLVFASSSSVYGANTRMPFSVHDNVDHPVSLYAATKKANELMAHTYSHLFGLPCTGLRFFTVYGPWGRPDMALFMFTRAILEEKPIKVFNYGKMKRDFTYIDDIIGGVVKTMDHIPQPDTMWDSNEPDPGTSYVPYRIYNIGNNRPVQLIRFIEVIENALGKQARKEFLDLQPGDVIDTYAEIDDFVRDIGFKPETPIETGISRFVDWYKSYYGY from the coding sequence ATGTCATTGAATTATCAAACCGTTTTAGTGACGGGCGCAGCCGGATTTATCGGTTCCCATCTGTCAAAAAAGCTGTTGGAAAAGGGCTTTCAGGTAACGGGAATTGATAATCTTAACGCCTACTATGACGTGGCTCTTAAAAAAGACAGGCTGGCGTTTCTTGAACCTTTTTCGTTGTTTTCATTTCATCAAATCGATTTGACCAATCGGGAAGCTTTGCGCCGTCTGTTTGAGCAGCATCAATTTGATGTGGTGGTCAATCTGGCTGCTCAGGCAGGGGTTAGATATTCGTTGGAAAATCCATATGCCTATGTCGATTCAAACATCACGGGGTTTGTTAACCTGCTTGAATGCTGTCGATACAGTCATATAAAGCATCTGGTGTTTGCCTCTTCAAGCTCTGTGTATGGTGCCAATACCAGAATGCCGTTTTCGGTGCATGATAATGTGGATCATCCGGTATCCCTCTATGCTGCGACCAAAAAAGCCAATGAACTTATGGCTCATACGTACAGCCATCTTTTTGGCCTCCCCTGCACCGGGCTAAGGTTTTTTACCGTTTACGGCCCATGGGGCCGGCCGGATATGGCTCTTTTCATGTTTACGCGGGCCATATTGGAAGAAAAACCGATCAAGGTATTTAATTATGGGAAAATGAAACGGGATTTTACCTATATCGACGATATCATCGGGGGGGTCGTCAAAACCATGGATCATATCCCTCAGCCCGATACAATGTGGGACAGTAATGAACCCGATCCAGGAACATCCTATGTGCCATATCGAATTTACAATATAGGTAATAATAGGCCGGTTCAGCTGATTCGATTTATTGAAGTCATTGAAAACGCGTTGGGAAAACAGGCCCGAAAAGAGTTTCTCGATCTTCAGCCCGGGGATGTTATAGACACATATGCTGAGATAGATGATTTTGTGCGCGATATCGGATTTAAGCCCGAAACACCTATTGAAACCGGGATCAGCCGTTTTGTCGACTGGTATAAAAGCTATTATGGATATTGA
- a CDS encoding SDR family oxidoreductase: MKPDFQKVLVTGGAGFIGSHLVDALLSAGCEVRVLDNLSTGKLSNLCKVHSHINFLHGDIRDSEMVLRAVDKCEVIFHQAAVVSVPQTVEQPVGSAMVNELGTLNILEAARNAGVKRVIIASSCAVYGDSPELPKHESMIPNPLSPYAVQKLTGEYYARLYHQLYGLETVCLRYFNVYGPRQDPTSPYSGVISIFLNKAVLNQGPVIYGDGNQSRDFVFVGDVVHANILAASCTGIIAQPFNVGTGKNVRINRLWEMIARLSHVNISADYRSWRSGDINESVADISRSKNILKFVPAYSFEDGLRLTWQWYNSAQRKI; the protein is encoded by the coding sequence ATGAAACCTGATTTTCAAAAAGTATTGGTTACCGGTGGCGCCGGATTTATCGGGTCTCATCTTGTTGATGCGCTTCTTTCAGCAGGCTGTGAGGTCCGCGTTTTGGATAATCTTTCTACCGGAAAGCTTTCAAATTTGTGCAAAGTTCATTCTCATATCAATTTTCTGCATGGGGATATCCGGGACAGTGAAATGGTTCTCAGAGCCGTTGATAAATGCGAAGTGATCTTTCATCAGGCAGCCGTCGTTTCCGTGCCTCAGACAGTTGAACAACCGGTTGGATCCGCTATGGTGAATGAACTGGGAACGTTGAATATTTTAGAAGCTGCCCGGAACGCCGGTGTTAAACGGGTGATTATTGCCAGTTCGTGCGCTGTTTACGGCGACAGTCCGGAACTTCCCAAACATGAATCCATGATCCCCAACCCGCTGAGTCCGTATGCAGTACAAAAGCTTACCGGAGAATATTACGCTCGTCTTTACCATCAATTGTACGGTCTGGAAACGGTGTGCCTCCGTTATTTTAACGTGTATGGCCCTCGGCAGGACCCAACCTCTCCTTATTCCGGAGTGATATCCATATTTTTGAACAAAGCGGTTTTAAATCAAGGCCCGGTTATTTATGGGGACGGAAATCAATCCCGGGATTTCGTTTTTGTTGGGGATGTGGTTCATGCCAATATCCTGGCGGCATCCTGCACCGGAATCATTGCGCAACCATTTAATGTTGGCACCGGAAAAAATGTACGGATTAACCGGTTATGGGAGATGATCGCCCGGTTATCGCATGTTAATATAAGTGCCGATTACCGATCCTGGAGATCCGGTGATATTAATGAATCAGTTGCAGATATTTCCCGATCTAAAAATATACTTAAATTTGTGCCCGCTTATTCATTTGAAGACGGGCTTCGCTTGACATGGCAATGGTACAACAGTGCCCAGAGAAAAATATGA
- the rplQ gene encoding 50S ribosomal protein L17, with amino-acid sequence MRHRKAGVKLNRTGSHRNAMFRNMVTSLFKYDRIRTTDPKAKELRRWADHLITLAKRGDLHAIRQALSIVREKQVVYKLFDEAGERFGTNSGGYTRIIKIGKRPGDAASMSLIELVGESVKVKKVLKKTEKLVEKDKTQDQESSAALSESGPEQNE; translated from the coding sequence ATGAGACATCGTAAAGCTGGAGTCAAATTAAATAGAACTGGCAGTCACAGAAATGCCATGTTCCGAAATATGGTTACATCATTGTTTAAATATGATCGAATCCGGACAACCGATCCCAAGGCTAAAGAGTTGAGACGTTGGGCGGATCATCTGATTACGCTGGCAAAACGGGGCGATCTTCATGCTATACGTCAGGCGTTGTCGATTGTAAGGGAAAAACAAGTTGTGTATAAACTTTTCGATGAAGCGGGCGAACGGTTTGGAACAAATTCCGGTGGGTATACGCGTATCATAAAAATTGGTAAGAGACCTGGTGATGCCGCCAGTATGTCGTTGATCGAATTGGTCGGTGAGTCCGTAAAAGTGAAAAAAGTTTTAAAAAAGACAGAAAAATTGGTCGAGAAAGATAAAACTCAAGATCAGGAATCATCGGCTGCTCTTTCTGAGTCCGGGCCTGAACAAAATGAGTAG
- a CDS encoding DNA-directed RNA polymerase subunit alpha, with amino-acid sequence MSSNELMYINWQQMIKPEKVQVESNPNYGKFVCEPLERGFGITIGNSLRRSILSSLHGAAIVSVKFDSVMHEFNSIPGVIEDVTEIILNLKDVRLKISDPDPKTIYIDVLEERKVLAADIFSEDGKVEVLNPDQYIATVTGNGTLKMSMTVKLGKGYSLAEANKDDNASIGTIPIDAVFSPIKRVNYVVGNARVGQRTDYDKLTLEVWTDGSIMPEDAVAYAAKILKEHLTIFINFDEKSEPELERKLDDEQKPKFNENLYRSVDELELSVRSANCLKNADIHKIYQLVSKTESEMLKTKNFGRKSLNEIKEVLTEMGLSLGMKIEGFIPPVEDIEEGE; translated from the coding sequence ATGTCATCAAATGAACTTATGTATATTAACTGGCAACAAATGATTAAGCCAGAAAAGGTTCAAGTTGAGAGCAACCCGAACTACGGCAAGTTCGTTTGTGAACCTCTTGAAAGAGGATTCGGCATAACTATTGGAAATTCCTTAAGACGAAGCATTCTGTCATCATTGCACGGCGCCGCGATTGTCTCAGTTAAATTTGATTCTGTCATGCATGAATTCAACTCTATTCCTGGCGTTATCGAAGATGTTACAGAAATCATATTGAATTTAAAAGACGTTAGGTTGAAAATTTCAGATCCAGATCCTAAAACCATTTATATTGATGTTTTAGAGGAAAGAAAAGTCCTTGCAGCAGATATTTTCAGTGAAGACGGTAAAGTCGAAGTCTTGAATCCTGATCAGTATATTGCCACGGTGACGGGTAACGGGACCCTTAAAATGTCCATGACAGTTAAACTCGGTAAAGGATATTCACTGGCTGAGGCAAATAAAGATGATAATGCATCCATTGGAACAATACCGATCGATGCAGTTTTTTCTCCCATTAAACGTGTCAATTACGTAGTGGGCAATGCCCGGGTGGGACAGCGGACCGATTACGATAAGCTGACACTGGAGGTTTGGACTGATGGCAGCATTATGCCTGAGGATGCTGTCGCTTATGCGGCAAAAATTTTAAAGGAACACCTGACAATTTTCATCAATTTTGATGAAAAATCTGAGCCCGAACTTGAAAGAAAATTAGATGACGAACAAAAACCAAAGTTCAATGAGAACTTATACCGAAGTGTAGATGAATTGGAACTTTCGGTTCGGAGTGCAAACTGTCTTAAGAATGCTGATATACACAAAATCTATCAACTGGTAAGTAAAACTGAATCAGAAATGCTCAAGACTAAGAATTTCGGAAGAAAATCATTGAATGAGATTAAAGAAGTACTTACCGAAATGGGACTTTCTCTTGGAATGAAGATTGAAGGTTTCATACCTCCTGTTGAGGATATAGAGGAAGGAGAGTAA
- the rpsD gene encoding 30S ribosomal protein S4 — translation MARYIGSVCRICRRENEKLFLKGDRCYSDKCGFDRRSYAPGEQGQRRKGKDSDYGIQLREKQKVKRMYGLSEKQFRLFFRRAEQQKGITGTHLLILLERRLDNVLYRLGFVSSRSQGRQLARHNHITVNGKKVNIPSYLIKQGDVVEIREKSRNIQAFNEALDAVVRRGLPQWLELEKQNYKGIVKAYPVREDITTPIQEQQIVELYSK, via the coding sequence TTGGCACGATATATTGGTTCGGTATGCCGTATATGCCGACGTGAAAATGAGAAGCTCTTTCTTAAAGGGGATCGGTGTTATTCCGATAAGTGCGGTTTTGATCGGCGCAGTTATGCACCGGGCGAGCAGGGGCAGCGCCGAAAGGGAAAAGACTCTGATTATGGAATACAGTTGCGCGAAAAGCAGAAAGTGAAGCGAATGTATGGCCTTTCGGAAAAGCAGTTCAGACTTTTTTTTAGACGGGCTGAGCAACAGAAAGGTATTACAGGAACTCATCTGCTGATACTTTTGGAACGACGCCTGGACAATGTCCTTTATCGTCTTGGATTTGTTAGTTCACGCAGTCAGGGCAGACAACTTGCCAGACACAATCATATTACAGTCAATGGGAAAAAAGTTAACATTCCTTCATACTTAATTAAGCAAGGCGATGTGGTTGAAATCAGAGAAAAAAGCCGGAATATTCAGGCGTTTAATGAAGCCCTTGACGCTGTGGTAAGAAGAGGTTTGCCGCAGTGGTTGGAATTGGAAAAACAAAATTATAAGGGTATCGTTAAAGCTTATCCTGTGCGGGAAGATATCACCACGCCAATTCAGGAACAGCAAATTGTTGAGCTTTATTCTAAATAA
- the rpsK gene encoding 30S ribosomal protein S11 → MPKKTRVKRKEKKNISNGVVHIQSTFNNTIVTITDPAGNVVSWSSSGVQGFKGSRKSTPFAAQMTAQDAAKKAMEHGMKNVEIYVKGPGGGRESALRSLQAAGFNVVMIKDVTPIPHNGCRPPKKRRV, encoded by the coding sequence ATGCCAAAAAAAACGCGAGTTAAACGAAAAGAGAAAAAAAATATATCAAATGGTGTCGTTCATATTCAATCTACATTCAACAATACGATTGTAACCATTACTGATCCGGCAGGAAATGTAGTTTCCTGGTCCAGTTCCGGAGTTCAGGGGTTCAAAGGATCCCGGAAAAGTACGCCATTCGCTGCGCAGATGACAGCTCAGGATGCTGCTAAAAAGGCAATGGAACATGGGATGAAAAATGTCGAAATATATGTCAAGGGACCGGGCGGAGGCAGAGAATCGGCATTAAGATCCCTTCAGGCCGCCGGTTTTAACGTGGTCATGATTAAGGATGTAACTCCTATACCGCATAACGGATGCCGGCCACCCAAAAAACGCAGAGTTTAA
- the rpsM gene encoding 30S ribosomal protein S13, which produces MARIAGVDLPKNKRIEVGLTYIYGIGSTASKRILDQLKINPDTKTDDLTQDEINDIRKIIDDEYKVEGELRSEVSMNIKRLMDLGCYRGLRHRKSLPVHGQRTSTNARTRKGPKRSAVKKKVGAAKK; this is translated from the coding sequence TTGGCAAGAATTGCGGGCGTTGATTTACCTAAAAATAAACGGATTGAGGTTGGGCTTACCTATATATATGGTATTGGCTCTACGGCTTCCAAGCGAATACTTGATCAACTGAAAATAAATCCTGATACCAAAACCGATGATTTAACGCAGGATGAGATCAATGATATTCGTAAAATAATAGATGATGAATACAAAGTTGAAGGTGAGCTTCGCAGTGAAGTTTCGATGAATATTAAACGGTTAATGGACCTTGGTTGCTATCGTGGCCTCCGGCACAGAAAATCTCTGCCTGTTCATGGACAAAGAACCAGCACGAATGCCAGAACTCGCAAAGGTCCTAAACGTTCGGCTGTAAAGAAAAAAGTCGGAGCTGCAAAGAAATAA
- the rpmJ gene encoding 50S ribosomal protein L36: MKVRSSVKKICSKCKIIRRKGVVRVICDNKRHKQRQG; this comes from the coding sequence ATGAAAGTCAGATCATCTGTTAAAAAGATATGCAGCAAATGCAAAATTATCCGAAGAAAAGGTGTAGTTAGAGTTATCTGTGATAATAAACGACATAAACAGAGGCAAGGATAG
- the infA gene encoding translation initiation factor IF-1: MAKEEPIIVQGVVAETLPNAMFKVELENKHQILAHISGKMRMHFIKILPGDKVTVELSPYDLSRGRITYRSK; encoded by the coding sequence ATGGCTAAAGAAGAGCCGATTATAGTGCAGGGCGTAGTAGCTGAAACATTGCCCAATGCAATGTTTAAAGTAGAACTGGAAAATAAACATCAAATACTTGCCCATATATCTGGAAAAATGAGGATGCATTTTATAAAAATACTCCCCGGTGATAAGGTGACGGTTGAGTTGTCCCCGTATGATCTTTCTCGTGGCAGGATAACATATCGATCCAAATAA
- the secY gene encoding preprotein translocase subunit SecY, with the protein MAGTGIQNLFKIPELKKRIIVTCVLLAVYRVGVHVPTPGIDAMALASFFAKAKGTLLGLFDMFSGGALTQLSVFALGIMPYISASIILQLLTVVIPYLERLSKEGEQGRKKITQYTRYGTVILSIIQGLGISVGLESMTSPGGAAIVMVPGWSFRIMTVITLTAGTAFIMWLGEQITERGIGNGISLIIFAGIVARMPNAIGNSFQLVSTGEISIFLLIVIGIMMVAVIGAIIFVEQGQRRIQVQYAKRVVGRRMYGGQSTHLPLKINTSGVIPPIFASSIIMFPATVASFIKIPWMQSIAAQMMPGKFFYELLFVGFIFFFCYFYTAVTFNPTDVADNMKKYGGYIPGIRPGKRTADYIDRVLTRITLGGAIYVSAVCVLPSVLISKFSVPFYFGGTALLIVVGVALDTMSQIESHMLTRHYDGFLKKGGSGRLRGR; encoded by the coding sequence ATGGCCGGTACCGGGATTCAGAATTTATTCAAAATACCTGAATTAAAAAAACGTATCATCGTAACGTGTGTATTGTTGGCTGTATACAGAGTTGGTGTTCATGTACCTACTCCCGGTATTGATGCTATGGCGTTGGCTTCCTTTTTTGCTAAGGCAAAGGGTACGCTTCTGGGATTGTTCGACATGTTTTCCGGGGGGGCCCTGACGCAATTGTCTGTTTTTGCCTTGGGTATCATGCCCTACATCAGTGCTTCCATTATCCTGCAGTTGCTGACGGTTGTTATCCCATATCTGGAAAGACTTTCAAAAGAGGGCGAACAGGGAAGAAAGAAAATAACCCAGTATACGCGATATGGAACGGTTATCCTCAGTATTATACAAGGGCTTGGAATCAGTGTCGGGCTTGAAAGCATGACATCGCCCGGAGGGGCTGCGATTGTAATGGTTCCCGGATGGTCCTTTCGTATAATGACCGTTATTACGCTTACCGCAGGTACTGCTTTTATCATGTGGCTTGGTGAACAAATCACCGAGAGAGGAATTGGCAACGGAATATCACTGATTATATTTGCCGGCATTGTTGCCAGAATGCCCAATGCTATCGGGAATTCGTTTCAGCTGGTATCCACTGGCGAAATATCAATTTTCCTTCTGATCGTAATAGGAATAATGATGGTAGCTGTCATTGGGGCCATCATTTTTGTAGAACAGGGACAACGACGTATACAGGTGCAATATGCAAAGCGGGTTGTCGGCCGCCGAATGTATGGCGGACAAAGTACGCATCTGCCTTTAAAAATAAATACTTCCGGGGTCATACCACCTATTTTTGCTTCATCTATTATAATGTTTCCTGCTACGGTGGCAAGTTTTATAAAAATACCGTGGATGCAGAGTATCGCTGCTCAGATGATGCCCGGAAAATTCTTTTATGAATTATTATTTGTCGGCTTTATTTTCTTCTTCTGTTATTTTTATACAGCTGTCACGTTTAATCCCACTGATGTCGCTGACAACATGAAGAAATACGGCGGCTACATTCCTGGGATTCGTCCGGGCAAACGAACAGCAGATTATATTGATAGAGTGTTGACCCGAATTACATTAGGTGGTGCCATTTATGTTTCAGCCGTCTGTGTACTGCCCTCTGTTCTGATCAGCAAATTCAGCGTTCCTTTTTATTTTGGCGGTACCGCATTATTGATTGTTGTAGGCGTTGCGTTGGACACGATGTCACAGATAGAATCCCATATGCTTACCAGACATTATGATGGATTTTTGAAAAAAGGCGGATCGGGAAGACTTAGAGGCCGCTGA
- the rplO gene encoding 50S ribosomal protein L15, translated as MKLNDLSPALGSRKSRKRLGRGVGSGTGKTAGKGSKGYNARSGGGVRPGYEGGQMPIHRRLPKRGFTNIFKKQMAVINIRDLSIFEIGSVITEAELVRKGLVKSRRDGIKLLSEGEIQHPLTIQIHQVSENARKKIELAGGKIEVA; from the coding sequence ATGAAGCTTAATGATTTGTCTCCAGCTTTAGGATCACGAAAGTCCAGAAAACGTTTAGGACGCGGGGTAGGCTCGGGTACCGGAAAAACCGCAGGAAAAGGATCGAAAGGTTATAATGCCCGTTCCGGCGGTGGTGTCAGACCCGGTTATGAAGGCGGTCAGATGCCAATCCATCGTCGGCTCCCGAAACGAGGGTTTACGAATATATTCAAAAAACAGATGGCTGTCATTAATATTCGTGATTTGTCAATTTTCGAAATCGGGTCGGTTATCACAGAAGCTGAACTCGTCCGAAAAGGACTGGTTAAAAGCCGAAGAGATGGTATTAAATTACTGTCCGAAGGAGAAATCCAACACCCGCTCACTATCCAAATCCACCAGGTCAGTGAAAATGCAAGAAAAAAGATAGAACTTGCCGGTGGTAAAATAGAGGTTGCCTAA